GGAACACCCTCATACCACTTTGTAGGACGTTGGCAAACATATAAATCCAATTCCTTGCGCAATGCAACATTTAGAGACCTTATACCACCTCCAATCGGAGTGGTCAACGGTCCTTTTATGCCAACTAAATATTCCTTAAAAACATCCAATGTTTCCTCTGGCAACCAACTGCCAGTTTCATTGAAGGCTTTCTCACCAGCTAAAACTTCCTTCCAATTGATCTTTCGCTTGCCATTATATAGTTTTTCTACTGCGGCATCGAATACACGGACAGAAGCATTCCAAATATCAGGACCTATGCCATCTCCAATAATGAAAGGAATAGTAACTTGATCTGGAACATTTAATTTACCGTTTGATTCTATACTTATCTTATCTGACATATGCTAATTTTTAATTATATATTATTTTTCTTTGCTGAACATATTTCCAATCTCACGACTGATTCTTCTAAAGATTGGAGCAGTTTGAACATCTTCGTATTCATCGATATGCTGATCTTCCAACCTCGATGGGAAGATTAAGATCAGGTTTTGGTTTTTGTAGTATTTACCTACTCTCTTCGCCAAGCCATCTAAAGAATCTCTGTAAGAAACATCTCCATATCTTGCTGAAACAAAAACCAATAAGGAATCCGAATTGCTGAAAGTTGCCAATCCGTAAATATTATCCCAATCTTCATATTCTTCAAATGTTACAGGAACACTTGATTTCAGATTGTCAAGCATTAATTCTACGGCCCTATGGCTACGTCTATTACAAACAAATGTAATAGGAAGAGAAAGTTCCGAAGCTAATTTTGTCATTTTCTCCATCCAATAAGCAAAACCTACTTCTGATTCTGCCATCGGAGGAACAAAAATGGTAATCATCTTATTGGTGATAAATGGCTTTTCAATCCTACACATCATTAGCGTAGCATCCGTCCTATTTAATATACTTTCAGTCTTCTCTCCTACAATTTTTTCAACAAAACTAGTTGCACTGGGCCAACCAAGGATTAAACAATCTGCAAAAGCTTCCTTCGAAGCACTGCTAATACCACTCGCAATATTAAAGTCAACCTTGGTCATTAAATCTACTTCGGTTTCCGAACCAGAAGCATATTTCGCCATTTTATCTAAGTTCTGTCTAGCTTCATATAAGTTCCTTTCAGCTTGCTCATCATTGGGAACTACCGAAAGAATATTTAAAGGATGCGGAGATTTCTTCGATTTTACCAATGTTGCAAAATCCAAAATGGCCTCCATATTATTGAGGTTCGCAATAGGAATAATTATCTGTTCCTCATGCTCTTCAACATGTTCAATGTGTTCTGTATGTTGACGGCCTTCCAAAACAATCTTCTTGGACGCATTTTCAGTTACAATAGATGCAATTATACAACTTACTAAAATTAGAATAATCGTTCCGTTCAATACGTTTTCATCGATAATATCATTGTTATAACCAACCATGATTATCGCTAATGTTGCTGCAGCATGTGCATTACTTAAACCAAAGATTAAGTTCCGCTCATTCTTTGAATATTTAAAAGCCCATTGGGTTGCAGTTGCAGCTAAGAACTTACCAACAATTCCAACCAATGTCAGCGCACCAGCAACATAAAAAACAGTCCATCCTGTGCTATTTGTTATGACACCGATATCAACAATCATACCTACGGAAATCAAGAAGAATGGAATGAAAATCGCATTTCCGATAAACTCTATTCGGTTCATCAAGGCTGATGAATGAGGTATTAATTTATTGAGCGCTAAACCCGCAACAAAGGCACCAATAATCGGCTCCAGATTCGCCATTTCTGCCAGGAAAGCCGCAAAGAAAACAACTGTTAACACAAAAATATAATGACCTGTTTTCTCACTTTCAACCTTTTCAAAAAACCATTTCGCAATCTTCGGGATAACACCGAACATAATAAACAAAAAGATGGCAAAGGAAACTCCAAGTGTTATCCAGAATTCATTGGTAATCTCCCCTTGAGAAGCACCTTTAATTACAGCTAAGATAATTAATACAGCAGTATCAGTTAAAATAGTACCACCGATCGTTATGGCCACCGCTTCATTCTTGGATATACCATACCGATTTACAATTGGATACGATACCAAAGTATGCGTAGCAAACATGCTCGCAATTAAAATACTTGTTAATAGACTGTAATCTAAAATATAATAACAAACCGGAAAACCGATGGATATTGGAATGATAAAAGTGAAAAAACCAAACATCAATGATTTATGTTTAGTCTTTTTAAATTCATTCATATCTAGCTCTAAAACCAGCTATAAACATAATATAAAGCAAACCAATTGTTGAGAACAAGTCAACTGCTGAATTCTTCTCCTAACCAGTTCAACCCATGGGGACCAATAATTATCCCAGAAATAATTAACCCAATAATTCCAGGAACCTTTATAGGTCTCAATAAAATGGGAGATAATAAAATAATAAATAATACTAAGGAAAAAATAAGGACCGGATTGGTCAAAGGTGCCTCAAAAGCGTGAATTAAATGGTCAAAAATTTTATCGCTCATATAATTATTTCTGTAGTTCTATACAATTGAAAACACAGATTGTTTTCCCGTGAAAGATAAGTAAAATTAAGGAAAGTATACTTTACGATAGTTAAAAAGCCAAGAATGTTACTTGAACTGAATAGTTTTAATTGGTGATATTCTTGAAATTAGCATCGATGGAATAAATAGTGTAATCAATGCAATTCCAATCAAGGAAATATTCAGCCAAAGGACGGCTGTCCAAGAAATATCCATAGGAACAAATGGCACATAATAGATACTTGGATCTAGTTTGAAGAAATGGGTATTCGTCTGGAAAAAGTACAGACCGATGGCTATCAAGTTCCCTAAAAGAAGCCCATACCCAATGAGGTATAAAGAATTGTACAAGAAGACAGTTCTGATTTTAGCGTTCCGCATTCCTAATGCCTTCAGCATTCCAATCATGGGAGACCTTTCCAATATAGATATCAATAGAGCAGAAATCATATTGATAACAGCCACTATAACCATAAGGACAAAAATGATGTTGTCATTCATGTCCAACATATTGAGCCAATTGAAAATATCTTGCATCTGCATAACAACATTGGTAGCATAAAGCTCAATGCCTAAAGTGTTATTCAGTTCATCTGTTGATTGAAATAGTTGGTTGAAATCTTTCACCCGCACCTCATAACCTCCTGCCTGATGATCCTCCAAATTATTCAATCGTCGAATCAATGGCAGTGAACCAATTACGTATATCTTATCCAGTTCTTCAGAATTTGTTGTGAATATGCCCCTAACAGTAAATTTTCTTTTCCGAACAGGCTCTTGGATAAAGTACATGATAAAACTCTCTCCTACCTTTAGGTGCAGCCTATTGGCCATTAAAGAAGATATGAGCAATTGATTATCGGCATCCTCCGCTGAAAAATCCAAAAGTATCGCCTTCCAATATGGTCTTGGATAAAAAATCTTGATCATAATCCTTGTCAATACCCTTTAGTAACACCCCCTCTACCTCACCTTTGACATTCATGATACCTGCTTTGGTTGCAAAAGGATATACATCTTTTACATTCGGATTTTCTTTGATTTTAGCAAGCTGTTTATCATCTAGAGAGATTGGAGTATTGACATAGGAATCATTACGTTCATTCTTTAGAATAATAATATCGCCAAAAAATCCACGCTGCTTTTCCGTTATCTCATTTTTAAAACCATTGAGAATAGCAACTGCAAGAATTATAGCCATAATAGCCAGCGCCAAAGCCCCTATAGTAACTCGTACTATTAGCTTTGAAAACGTGCGGTTTCCTTCTAATGTAATCCTCTTGGCTAAGAAATATGGAAAATTCAAGCTTAAATTAAATTTGTAACTTCGCAAAGTTAATAAAATTTGTCATCCAACAATGAGGATGTTAAAGCATCCAAATCTTAATATATTTTTATATGCGCATTATATTTATGGGAACTCCAGACTTCGCCGTTGCATCACTAAAGGCATTAATTGAAGCTGGTGAAGAAGTTGTGGCAGTAGTTACCGGACCGGACAAACCTGCAGGTAGAGGCCAGAAATTACACGAATCAGCCGTCAAAAAGTTCGCAGTATCTCAAAATATCCCTGTCTTACAACCCGTTAAATTAAGAGACCCAGAATTCTTGGCCGAACTGAAATCTTTCAATGCAGATTTGCAAGTCGTAGTTGCCTTCAGAATGTTGCCTGAATTGGTGTGGAAAATGCCAGAAAAAGGAACAATCAATGTACATGCTTCTTTATTGCCCAATTACCGCGGTGCAGCACCTATCAACCATGCTATCATCAATGGTGAGAAAAAATCTGGGGTAACCACTTTTTTATTGCAACATGAGATCGATACTGGTAATATATTGTTTTCTACAGAAGTAGAAATATTAGACAATGACAATGCAGGCGATCTACACGACAAATTAATGCTCGCAGGTGCTGAATTATTGATAAGAACTGTAAATGCAATCAAGAAGAACGATATTCATCCTATTCCTCAAGATAGCATCGACACTGAAAACTTAAAACATGCTCCTAAAATCTTTAAGGAAGATTGTCTAATCAATTGGGAAAATGATTCTGTGAAAATATATAACTTAATCAGAGGCTTAAGCCCCTACCCAACTGCTTTCACTCATATAGATGGAAAAGTATTGAAGATTTATGAGTCTGAAATAATTATTGAAAAACATGACCTTAAGCCAGGAACATATATCAGCGACGGCAAAAATGAGCTAAAATTCGCAACAAAAGACGGTTTTCTAAAATTATTAGAAATTCAGATTGAAGGCAAAAAAAGAATGTCAGTAAGTGATTTTCTTAGAGGCTATCGATTGGAAGGAACGACGAACTAGTCTTCAACATACTTAAAAATATCACCAGGCTGACAAGCTAATGCTTTACAGATAGCATCTAATGTACTGATGCGTATAGCCTTAGCTTTTTGGTTCTTGATAATAGACAAATTAGAGAGTGTAATCCCAACTTTGGAACTCAACTCATTCAGAGACATTTTTCTCTGAGACATGATATCATCTAGATGAACAATTATAGGCATAACAAATATATTTTGCACGTGATTATTACATTCTAAAAAACAATCATTCATGCGAATTGTTTTAACTTCAGGAAACGCTAATTGAAATAAGCAAGTTAATTAAGTTAAATGTGTGTTAAATCGTCCATAAACACGCTGACAGATGATATTTTGGAATGATTTTTGATGTTAGTATAACATCACCTCACCGCTTGTAACTAACTCATAATGAGTTAATAATTTACAATTAGATTAGAAAATATTCGTATAAATTTGTTATGTTTGCAAACATTTCAGAAAAGAAAGGTTTATATATTTAGATGAGACAGCTCAAAATTACACAATCCATCACCAACCGTGAGTCGCAGTCCCTTGACAAGTACTTGCATGAAATCGGTAAGGTAGATTTAATTTCAGCAGAAGAAGAGGTTATTCTAGCCCAAAGAATTCGTGAAGGTGATCAGGTTGCATTAGAGAAATTAACTAAAACCAACTTACGTTTCGTTGTATCCGTTGCAAAACAATACCAGAATCAAGGATTGACCCTAGGGGACTTGATTAACGAAGGAAACTTAGGCTTAATAAAAGCAGCAAAACGTTTCGATGAAACTAAAGGGTTTAAGTTTATATCTTATGCGGTATGGTGGATTCGTCAATCAATTTTGCAAGCAATTGCTGAGCAATCTCGTATCGTTCGTTTACCATTAAACCAAGTAGGATCTCTAAGTAAGATCAGCAAAGCCTTTTCTAAATTGGAGCAGGAATATGAACGTGAGCCATCACCAGAGGAATTAGCTGATATCTTGGAAACAACTGTTGACAAAGTATCGGATACATTAAGTAATTCTGGACGCCATGTTTCTATGGATGCACCATTTGTACAAGGTGAAGAAAATACATTATTGGATGTATTGGAAAACAGCGACCCAGACACCGACAGTTCGTTGATCGACGAATCATTGTCTGAAGAAATCAAAAGATCGTTGGCTACTTTAACAGAGCGCGAAAGAGAAATTATCGTATTGTTCTTCGGATTAGGTTCTAATCACCAATTGTCTCTGGAAGAGATTGGAGAGAAATTCAGCTTGACTAGAGAGCGTGTGCGTCAAATCAAAGACAAAGCGCTACAACGCTTGAGACATACCTCTAGAAGCAAAATCCTCAAGTCATACTTGGGATAAAAAAGATTTTATGATTTAACTATATCTATGCGCAAGGAAACTTGCGCATTTTTTTTTGCTTATAAATATTTCATTAGAGAAAAAAATAGCCCTGCAGTTTTCATGCAAGGCTTTTTCTTTTAGAAACAATCCTATTATTTCTTATGCAATTGCTCGTATAGATCAATTACTTTCTTCTGTAAGTCGATAACTTCTACTTCACGTGATTGAAGACGCTTTTGAAGCTCGTTTACTTCATTCTGGATTTGTTTATCTTCCTCAGGATCTGAAGTCGATAATAATTGTACTAATGATAAACCAAACAGTTTAGAAATTTGGTTCAATCTCGATAAATTAACATCAGTAATGCCTGTTTCAATTTTAGAAAATGCTGGAATAGAGATATCTAGCCTTTTAGCTACATCCTCCTGACTCCATCCTTTCTGATGTCTAAGTAATCTGATTTTTTTTCCTAATGCATTCATGGGTAAAATGTAAAATATTTATTTATTAAGTAATTATCAAATTTAAACAAATAAAGTAAATTTCAAAATCCCCATATTAAAAATTTAAAAAAAAATAGAAAGAATGTTAAAAATTTCTCAAAAATTTATCTGCAAAACTAGACATATTTACCCCATTGTAGTTGTTTTGAACTCATAAATAGCAAATTATAACCATTTGATTTAAAAGTTTCCAAAAAATCCTCCAAATCTGTCATCTGAGTGATAACATGGAAAGATGGATGGTTAAAAGCCTCAGTTAATCGCCATATTAGGTTATCTAAAGCAATATTTTTTTCCTTGATAAGCGAAGTATTAACAAAAACGACAGCAAAATCTGATTCATTCATCGAATTTGCGTATTCCGTAATAAACTCTGAGTCAATACTATCATAAGCATTCAACTCAATGACAGTCACTAGTGCCTGATTCGGAAATTGCTCCTTTACAGCATGGATACTCGATCTCAACTTACTAGGCGTATGCGCAAAGTCCTGATAAACAACACTCCCATTCTGGCTCGCCACAAATTCCAAATACCGGATCGAACTCTTGAAATCCTGAATAGCATGGTAAAACTCATCACGCTTCACCCCTAACCACTCGCACACCGTAAATGCACCAGCAATATTGGATAAATTATGCTTGCCAAAAATCTTTAAAGGAATATTCTCTTCGCCAACGTGAATATAAGTCACACCCTTGTTAATTGTATATTCAGGAAGCTTATAACCATGTCGGTTGATTTTAATGTCCATGGTGCGCTCTACAACCTCTCTAGTGTTCTTATCATCCTTATTATAGATAAGGGTACCCTTGGGAACAATCGTACGGATAAAGTCCTCAAATTGCTTGAAGTAATCATCTTCACTGATTACAGTCTTGAAATGATCCCACTCAACACCACTGATAAGCGCAATATTTGGTTTGTACTTGAGAAACTTGGACTGTTTGTTAACTGCTGAAGCATAATATTCATCCCCTTCAATAATCATCAGGTTATTTTCAGGGTTAAGTTGAAGCAACTTATCGAATCCTTCTAATTGAGCCCCATACTAAATAATCGAAATTTCGTCCCAATTTTTTTCAGGACATGCATGATCATACTCGTAATGGTTGTCTTACCATAGGTCCCAGCAATAACAACACGAGTCTTTTCGGCACTTTGCTCATAGACAAACTCAGGAAAGGAATAAATCTTTATTCCTAATTCCTTCGCTTTTTGAAGTTCAGGATTGTGTTCATCCGCATGCATACCAAGGATAACAACATCAATGTCATCCGTGATTTTCTCCGGAAACCATCCCAATTCCTTGGGCATTAATCCAGCATCTTGGAGGTGAGATTTGGAAGGTTCTACAATCTGATCGTCAGAACCACTCACTTGATGCCCTTGTTCAGCTAAATTAATAGCTAAATTATGCATGATACTTCCACCTATGGCTATAAAATGTATGCGCATTTAGTTGGCTTTTATAAATTTAGCTGCACACCACGTGTCCAGTACTTTTTTCTCGACAAATTGAAACCCCCAAGGTCTCAGCTTTTTCTCTCAGAATCTCCAAGTCTTCACCATCATAGAATCCAGATATATATAATTCACCAGCATCTGGCAAATCTGAGGCATATACATCAAACTGATCCAACAAGATATTCCTATTGATATTTGCTAGAACCATATCAAATCGAAGACCTACTATTACTTCTTTGGATCCCAAACTTTGCTTCAATATTGGAAACTTGGTTGAGTTCCTTATTTTCATTTACACTCTCAACACAGATCGGATCAAAATCAACGGCCAAGATGTCCTTAGCACCTCGCTTTGAAGCTAAGATGGCCAAAATACCTGTCCCGCAACCCATATCCAAAACCTGCTTGCCTTCAAAATTATTTTCTAAAATAAAAGAAAGCATCATTGAAAGTGGTTTTGGTGATGGCCTGTACCAAATGACATTTTTTGGATCGATGATAATCTGATATGGATATTCAGGCTTGTCCTCGTGAAAAGTAGCACGAACATAACATTGGTCATCAACCAAAATTGGGCTAAAGTTGCTTTCCCAAACTTGATTCCAGTTCTTGTTTTCCAATTCCTCTACTTGATAGGAAATGTCATAACCAACCGCTTCCGTAGCCAAAACTGTTTCCAAAGCCTGGATGTCCAAGTTGGATGATGGCACATAGGCCAACAAAACCTTGGCCTTGATCCTCAAAAGTATCAAAACCAAGGTTAGCCAATTCAGCTATTAGCAAATCCTTTTGCCATTCCTCAATTGTTGAGGACGTAAAAGTAACTGCTGTATACTTCATATTTTAAGCGTTAAAAACGTTAATAATTTGCAAGAAATCACGTGACTTCAATGAAGCGCCTCCGATTAAGCCACCATCAATGTCAGGTTGCGAAAAAAGACTCTGCGCATTTGAAGGATTTGCACTACCTCCATATAAAATACTCGTGTTGTCAGCAACTTCTTGTCCGTATTGATCAGCCAATGTCTGACGGATAAACGCATGTACTTCCTGTGCCTGCTCCGGAGATGCTGTCAAACCTGTACCAATTGCCCATACTGGCTCATAAGCCAACACAATATTTCCAAATGCAGTAGCAATCTAAATGAAACAGTGCTTTGCTCAATTGGTTCTTTATAACATCAAAATAAGATCCTGCTTCACGCTCACTTTGAGTTTCTCCAATACAGAAGATAGGCTTAAGACCATGTTTTAAAGCCGCATCAACTTTCTCAGCCAATAACTCATCTGTTTCACCAAAATAAGCACGACGCTCTGGAATGCCCTAAAATCACAATATTCAGCACCTGTTGATTTAACCTGAGAAGCTGAAATTTCACCTGTATAAGCTCCAGATTCATGTTGATTGATGGTCTGAGCTCCAATGGATACATTATTAGTATGTGCACTTAACTTTGAAATCGCCGCCAAATGGATAAATGGACTGCAAACAACGATTTCCTGATTACCGATAACCTCATCTTTAACCATGTTTACAATCTCGGAAAATAAGCTAATTCCTTGCTCATAGTCCATATTCATTTTCCAGTTTCCAGCTACTATATTTTTACGCATAGTTATTTATATTATATGTTTAAGATTGATTGTTCTCCTGTAGGTATTTGACCTCCTCAAA
The Sphingobacterium daejeonense genome window above contains:
- a CDS encoding sigma-70 family RNA polymerase sigma factor, which encodes MRQLKITQSITNRESQSLDKYLHEIGKVDLISAEEEVILAQRIREGDQVALEKLTKTNLRFVVSVAKQYQNQGLTLGDLINEGNLGLIKAAKRFDETKGFKFISYAVWWIRQSILQAIAEQSRIVRLPLNQVGSLSKISKAFSKLEQEYEREPSPEELADILETTVDKVSDTLSNSGRHVSMDAPFVQGEENTLLDVLENSDPDTDSSLIDESLSEEIKRSLATLTEREREIIVLFFGLGSNHQLSLEEIGEKFSLTRERVRQIKDKALQRLRHTSRSKILKSYLG
- a CDS encoding helix-turn-helix domain-containing protein — translated: MPIIVHLDDIMSQRKMSLNELSSKVGITLSNLSIIKNQKAKAIRISTLDAICKALACQPGDIFKYVED
- a CDS encoding ABC transporter permease → MIKIFYPRPYWKAILLDFSAEDADNQLLISSLMANRLHLKVGESFIMYFIQEPVRKRKFTVRGIFTTNSEELDKIYVIGSLPLIRRLNNLEDHQAGGYEVRVKDFNQLFQSTDELNNTLGIELYATNVVMQMQDIFNWLNMLDMNDNIIFVLMVIVAVINMISALLISILERSPMIGMLKALGMRNAKIRTVFLYNSLYLIGYGLLLGNLIAIGLYFFQTNTHFFKLDPSIYYVPFVPMDISWTAVLWLNISLIGIALITLFIPSMLISRISPIKTIQFK
- a CDS encoding cation:proton antiporter, translating into MNEFKKTKHKSLMFGFFTFIIPISIGFPVCYYILDYSLLTSILIASMFATHTLVSYPIVNRYGISKNEAVAITIGGTILTDTAVLIILAVIKGASQGEITNEFWITLGVSFAIFLFIMFGVIPKIAKWFFEKVESEKTGHYIFVLTVVFFAAFLAEMANLEPIIGAFVAGLALNKLIPHSSALMNRIEFIGNAIFIPFFLISVGMIVDIGVITNSTGWTVFYVAGALTLVGIVGKFLAATATQWAFKYSKNERNLIFGLSNAHAAATLAIIMVGYNNDIIDENVLNGTIILILVSCIIASIVTENASKKIVLEGRQHTEHIEHVEEHEEQIIIPIANLNNMEAILDFATLVKSKKSPHPLNILSVVPNDEQAERNLYEARQNLDKMAKYASGSETEVDLMTKVDFNIASGISSASKEAFADCLILGWPSATSFVEKIVGEKTESILNRTDATLMMCRIEKPFITNKMITIFVPPMAESEVGFAYWMEKMTKLASELSLPITFVCNRRSHRAVELMLDNLKSSVPVTFEEYEDWDNIYGLATFSNSDSLLVFVSARYGDVSYRDSLDGLAKRVGKYYKNQNLILIFPSRLEDQHIDEYEDVQTAPIFRRISREIGNMFSKEK
- a CDS encoding Mur ligase family protein, with translation MLQLNPENNLMIIEGDEYYASAVNKQSKFLKYKPNIALISGVEWDHFKTVISEDDYFKQFEDFIRTIVPKGTLIYNKDDKNTREVVERTMDIKINRHGYKLPEYTINKGVTYIHVGEENIPLKIFGKHNLSNIAGAFTVCEWLGVKRDEFYHAIQDFKSSIRYLEFVASQNGSVVYQDFAHTPSKLRSSIHAVKEQFPNQALVTVIELNAYDSIDSEFITEYANSMNESDFAVVFVNTSLIKEKNIALDNLIWRLTEAFNHPSFHVITQMTDLEDFLETFKSNGYNLLFMSSKQLQWGKYV
- a CDS encoding cation:proton antiporter domain-containing protein, whose product is MSDKIFDHLIHAFEAPLTNPVLIFSLVLFIILLSPILLRPIKVPGIIGLIISGIIIGPHGLNWLGEEFSS
- a CDS encoding ABC transporter permease, with the translated sequence MNFPYFLAKRITLEGNRTFSKLIVRVTIGALALAIMAIILAVAILNGFKNEITEKQRGFFGDIIILKNERNDSYVNTPISLDDKQLAKIKENPNVKDVYPFATKAGIMNVKGEVEGVLLKGIDKDYDQDFLSKTILEGDTFGFFSGGCR
- the fmt gene encoding methionyl-tRNA formyltransferase, whose protein sequence is MRIIFMGTPDFAVASLKALIEAGEEVVAVVTGPDKPAGRGQKLHESAVKKFAVSQNIPVLQPVKLRDPEFLAELKSFNADLQVVVAFRMLPELVWKMPEKGTINVHASLLPNYRGAAPINHAIINGEKKSGVTTFLLQHEIDTGNILFSTEVEILDNDNAGDLHDKLMLAGAELLIRTVNAIKKNDIHPIPQDSIDTENLKHAPKIFKEDCLINWENDSVKIYNLIRGLSPYPTAFTHIDGKVLKIYESEIIIEKHDLKPGTYISDGKNELKFATKDGFLKLLEIQIEGKKRMSVSDFLRGYRLEGTTN
- a CDS encoding helix-turn-helix domain-containing protein is translated as MNALGKKIRLLRHQKGWSQEDVAKRLDISIPAFSKIETGITDVNLSRLNQISKLFGLSLVQLLSTSDPEEDKQIQNEVNELQKRLQSREVEVIDLQKKVIDLYEQLHKK
- a CDS encoding 50S ribosomal protein L11 methyltransferase, producing METVLATEAVGYDISYQVEELENKNWNQVWESNFSPILVDDQCYVRATFHEDKPEYPYQIIIDPKNVIWYRPSPKPLSMMLSFILENNFEGKQVLDMGCGTGILAILASKRGAKDILAVDFDPICVESVNENKELNQVSNIEAKFGIQRSNSRSSI
- a CDS encoding Mur ligase domain-containing protein — translated: MRIHFIAIGGSIMHNLAINLAEQGHQVSGSDDQIVEPSKSHLQDAGLMPKELGWFPEKITDDIDVVILGMHADEHNPELQKAKELGIKIYSFPEFVYEQSAEKTRVVIAGTYGKTTITSMIMHVLKKIGTKFRLFSMGLN